The region AGAGCAGTCCGGTAGAGACATTTGTTAGACTAAAAATATTCCCATTTCAATTTCATTATCATATTCATTATCTATTTTCCTTGATTTAATTCTTTTTCCTTCTATTTCGAATCCCAAGGATTGATATAACCTAATTGCAATTTCATTGGACTCAAATACAGTTAACTCTATTTTTTCTAAATGATTAATGTTTTTTGCATGTTCTATTGTTTTTAATAACAATTTCTTGCCATATCCTTTTCCACGATAATTTTTAATTATTCCCATACCTAATGTTCCAACATGACTAAATTCGGGTATATCTTTTGGAGTTATATCACACCACCCAATTACTTCTTGATTTGATAATAAAAAATATTGAGGAAATTTATTCTTTATCATATGAGTTATAAACCATTCTGAGCCTTCCATTGGAAAGCCATTTACAGTAGCTAAATATTTTCTTTCCCTTGCAACACAATCAATAGCCTTATTATAGCTTTCAACATAATTTTTATTTGTATATATTATTTCAATTATAGAATTCATTTGTCCAATCCTTTATTCAATTGAATATCCCCAGGCGAGAAGAGTGAGTCAGCCTAACTCGTATTTATACCTTCCGCACTCCAACTCCTCTGCGCTCCTAATTCCTCTGCGATCTGATTTTCCTTCCGCGGCATCTTATGTCCTGCGGAAAAATTGCACACAACGGGTCTCAAAACAGCCGAAGTGCCTGTGTTGCGCCTGCGGCAGGCATTTTGTCTTTTTGATGTTGTGTGCTGTTTTGTTAATTTTTATAGTGTTAAATTCTTGTTTTGCGCTCCTTAGTTTTATTCCGGCGGGGCTCTTGTTTTGCTTAGTTATTAACCTTGCTTTAATTCTTCTATATGTTTCTTCATAATGTATTCCTGAAGTACTGCAAATTTAGTTTTACCATATTGATTTATAGAAGGATCTTTAAGTGTAGATATTTCTAAACACTTGTGAGCTGAACTATCGGGTAATGTAGATGATACAGTTTCGAAATGCGATATTCTTAGATAATTGTATGGTCTACCATTACTTGCAATAGCGTCGTATTCCATTTTAGCATGTAAGAGGCGAGCCATGTCTTTTGTTTCATTGAGAGCAAGTCCATTGATAATACTGTCAATAAGATCATTTGATGTTTGACAATAGCTCAATTCATAGCTCTGTTTATTAGATGCATTAAGAATAGCCCGCTGGATATCTTTAATAGTTCCTTTGCATTCAATATTATACTGCTGGCAAAGGATGTGCAGATCACTGGGCTTGCAATTAACATCTGCCACAGATAAACCTTTTGCGGAAAACAGTTTTTGCTGGTATGATTTCCAAATGTGTTCACCTTTATAGCACTGATTCAAACGCGAATAGAATTGGAAGGTGCTAAACAGTTCGATATAACACCACAATTCTTTGGCACCGTTGGGTAATTGATAAGTAAAGAGAATCAGTGTGTGTGAAGGGTAATATGGATCAATGAGTGTACGATTGGCTTCAATAATTGGAGCAATAGTTCCAAGAGGATAGTATGGGACACAGTTATTTGGTTTAATTGTTTTATTTTCTCGGTCAATATGTTCAATATCTCTAGCTTTGACACCATTGTGAATAGCAAAGCTAGTTGCTATTTTGTTTAATTGAATTTGAAATGTATCATTAATGAGATTAAACTCAAAAACCATCTCACCAAAGATGTTATCACAATTTTCTATTTCGTATTCAGTTTTACTCCTTAGTGCCATATCCTTTTTTACAAAATTTTCATAATTTTTAATAGTTTTCGGGTGACCATATATTGTTACTGTTTTATCTAAATCATTGTAAAAATGACATGGTTCCGATGGAATCGCTTTATGATCATAATATGAGACTTCTATTACCTTACCATTACTTAGGGACATTATGCCAGGAACTGGCGGGTTGTCACCGCGATCTTTATCAATTTTTAATTGGGATGCAATTGGAAGAAACATTTTACTGAAATCAGCATCAACTGTTTTGCCGAGTTTATTATTGCATTCTTCACAAAGAACATCGCAAGATGTTAAACGACCCCCAATGCAATTGGGAATTATGTGTTCTTCACTTTTATTTGTATCAGTTAGAGTATCATGACATAAATAGCATTTTTCCATTTAAACTTCCTTTTTCTCTTTCTCCGCCCCGCCTCTTACTCTTTCTCTTTAGCGCAAACAAATATTTGAACGATTGTACAAAATGGCACACAACGGTCCGCGGTACGCCAGAAGTTTTGCGGAATGAAATGGAGCAAAATTTGGGTGCAGCAAAGCGAAACCTGGCTACCGCTGTTGTTTGCTGTTTGTTAACCTTTTACCGTATTACAATTCTCTTTGCAGCGGCTCTTCTGTCTTTCATCCCCACCCCCAAAAAAAATATCTTAAGTTCCAAGTTGAATTTCTGTAAGTTTTTCGAACTCTTGGTTATTTAGATATCCATATTTTTTACCACGATGACCGATAAAGCTAATAGCGTAAGGTATCAATGTGTTATAAAGAGAATTTTCCTTTTTAATAATCCGTAGTTCGTAATCAAACTCGGTGATTCTCGACAATACGGCAATATCTCCTTCATTTGCAACTTTGGTTCCTCTTAATCTCCCTGTTCCTAGTCTAAAATCAAGGTTGTTTTCAGCTTCAAAAGTAACTCTGGTGTTTTCTTCAACTATACCTAAATCGACGTATCTTAGATTTATCAAGCAAGAAAAAGTCGCTTTATATCCACGTTTATTTCTAATTGTTAAAGGAGGAAAAAAATCATAGCTGTCACGGCTGAGCCAAAAATACTGGGTTCCTTTTGAAGTCGGGGAGCCAAGTTGAGCCTGAATTCTCGCGGTGTCGCTGTGTCCTAATACAATAATTAAGGTTGTTTCTTCTGTCTCATCTAATTTCACTTCTCTTTCATATTCGTCGTATAACAGTTTCCATGCCGGATCTTCCAAATTTTCTAAGGAAGGTTTATAAAAATTCCATTTTTGATCAGATAGGCTACAATAAAGATCTTTCCAAGAGAATCCAATTTTTGATATCAATTCATTATCTGCAAAAAAAGAAGCTTCCGCATTTTGAGACATACCTGGTGCAGTAAAGTTACCAGATGAAACAACCAAATTTTGTCCTTGAGAAGTGTAGGCTCCATAGCATTTAGCATGGAGCAATCTCTTTCTATTTACAACGGTAACATCTGCGCCGATTTCTAATAATTGCTTGACTACTTGATTACTTGTCAATCTTTGAGAAGTACTACCACTAAATATTGCTGAAACTCCACCACCTGCTGATATGTGCTTTTCAAATACATCATAAAACCGGACACCTCCATTGTAATTGGCGAATCCAGAAATGATATAAAACTCACCATCACCTGGAGTAGTGTTCCTAACCCAAGCTGTTTCAAGCATACGAATTAAACCAGGATAAGGGCCTGTAGCATAAACATTCGGATGTAAAGAAAAACCAATCATTTATTCTCCAAAATTATTAAATCTTCTTTTGAAACGGCATTTTTTTGGTTTAAACCATAGCGTTTATAGGTTTGTAAAGGTATCTGCTCATTTAATTTCCAATTATTAGCTTCAGCTAAAATTCTTAGCAAGTCGGGTGTATTAATATCAAACCGATTCCCACCTATAGTTGTGTGGTTATGCCCAACAACAAGAGAATATTTTGCTTTAGATTTCAACATTCGTGAAACATTTTTAAACATTTTTTGCATTTGAGCAAAATAGCGGTACAGATTTACCGGAACAGCTTGTCTTCTAAATCCATCATTTGAATTTAGACACTCTCTTAACGATAAACAAAAACTGAAGATTTCATCAGGTAAATTGTATATATTGGTTTCTAATTCCGCCTTCCAGATATTTTTTTGAGCTCCAGAGAAATCGCGGGTTCCAATAAGATTTGTTTCAAATTTATTTATATTATCTGCCTCTATTAAGTCAAGCCAAACAAGACTTAACCGTTGAGTGTCTATATATGGTAAAGCTGTAGCATATGGAGGACTTGTTATTGCTGCATCAAAATCAAACAACTTGAATTTATCAATACTATTTTCATCAAGGTTAGTGATATCTAAGTTGATTGCATTTGACAACCTACTCTTGGGGATTGGAAATACTTTTTGCAATCTCTCCAGCTGCATTAAGAAATTTGAACATTTCTTAAAGAACTGATAAGAAATGTTTGTTTCTGGGAAAGGGCTTTTTCTTCTTCGGATACGCAAATCAAGTGGCTCTTGAAGGGAATATTCTCTTAAGAGGTTGCTCAATATTGTAAGAAAAATGGGATTGTGTTCATTTGAATAAGTAAATACTACATTTCTTAGTAGTTCAATTGAATACAATGTGTCTTCTGGAAACCACTTTCTCAAATAAATGATTCGCTTGGTATTAGGTAATGAAACCTTGCTGTTTTTTTCAGAGGTATATTTTTTTTTAATACTTGATAATTCTTGTGACAATTGCTCAGGAGAAGATTTTAAGGCAAGGATTTTTGCGTTTGATATGTAAATTGCTAAAGGATTTATATCTATACCAGTTGATTTGGGGCCATTATGAATCGATTCAGCTAAAGTTGTTCCTGAGCCGCAGAAAGGGTCTAATATTTTTTCCTTTGGAGAAATCCCTAAGTAATTTAAAAGAAATCGTATTATTTGGGGATTAAACTTTCCTTTATATTCATGAATTCCATGAACCGAATATCGGGTAGATTGTTTTGAATTACCATTTTGAATAGAACAATATGATTCCAATATATGCTGATCTGTTTCGTATCTGTTTTTATTATCTTCGATAACTGAAAAGTATG is a window of Chitinispirillales bacterium ANBcel5 DNA encoding:
- a CDS encoding GNAT family N-acetyltransferase; the encoded protein is MNSIIEIIYTNKNYVESYNKAIDCVARERKYLATVNGFPMEGSEWFITHMIKNKFPQYFLLSNQEVIGWCDITPKDIPEFSHVGTLGMGIIKNYRGKGYGKKLLLKTIEHAKNINHLEKIELTVFESNEIAIRLYQSLGFEIEGKRIKSRKIDNEYDNEIEMGIFLV
- a CDS encoding HNH endonuclease; the encoded protein is MEKCYLCHDTLTDTNKSEEHIIPNCIGGRLTSCDVLCEECNNKLGKTVDADFSKMFLPIASQLKIDKDRGDNPPVPGIMSLSNGKVIEVSYYDHKAIPSEPCHFYNDLDKTVTIYGHPKTIKNYENFVKKDMALRSKTEYEIENCDNIFGEMVFEFNLINDTFQIQLNKIATSFAIHNGVKARDIEHIDRENKTIKPNNCVPYYPLGTIAPIIEANRTLIDPYYPSHTLILFTYQLPNGAKELWCYIELFSTFQFYSRLNQCYKGEHIWKSYQQKLFSAKGLSVADVNCKPSDLHILCQQYNIECKGTIKDIQRAILNASNKQSYELSYCQTSNDLIDSIINGLALNETKDMARLLHAKMEYDAIASNGRPYNYLRISHFETVSSTLPDSSAHKCLEISTLKDPSINQYGKTKFAVLQEYIMKKHIEELKQG
- a CDS encoding DNA methyltransferase; this encodes MEKYRLFWPDYKLFEYEIEFAHREIQKITNNTDIKNNSLYVEVVGSRNKLRKLTYFSVIEDNKNRYETDQHILESYCSIQNGNSKQSTRYSVHGIHEYKGKFNPQIIRFLLNYLGISPKEKILDPFCGSGTTLAESIHNGPKSTGIDINPLAIYISNAKILALKSSPEQLSQELSSIKKKYTSEKNSKVSLPNTKRIIYLRKWFPEDTLYSIELLRNVVFTYSNEHNPIFLTILSNLLREYSLQEPLDLRIRRRKSPFPETNISYQFFKKCSNFLMQLERLQKVFPIPKSRLSNAINLDITNLDENSIDKFKLFDFDAAITSPPYATALPYIDTQRLSLVWLDLIEADNINKFETNLIGTRDFSGAQKNIWKAELETNIYNLPDEIFSFCLSLRECLNSNDGFRRQAVPVNLYRYFAQMQKMFKNVSRMLKSKAKYSLVVGHNHTTIGGNRFDINTPDLLRILAEANNWKLNEQIPLQTYKRYGLNQKNAVSKEDLIILENK